A region of Vigna radiata var. radiata cultivar VC1973A chromosome 6, Vradiata_ver6, whole genome shotgun sequence DNA encodes the following proteins:
- the LOC106764121 gene encoding protein DMR6-LIKE OXYGENASE 2 gives MLSVKELVESSSVRSVPSNYINLKSPEDSMVYETENIPTIDFSQLTSSNPLERSKAIQQLGDACRDWGFFMLINHGVSETLREKVLRATQSFFDLSEEEKKKYAGEKVLDPIRYGTSFNVMVDKALFWRDFLKCHVHPHLNVPSKPTGFSETVDEYIRKSREVVGELLKGICGSLGLEENYIHERLNVELGAQMLIANFYPPCPKPELTMGLPAHTDHGLLTILLQNEFCGLQIQHKGKWIPVNPLPNSFLVNTGDHLEILTNGKYKSVLHRAVVNIKGTRISIATAHGAPLETIVGPAPEFIDCDNPEAYRAIKYGDYIQFQQSHELDRRSCLDRIRI, from the exons atgttaagtGTTAAGGAGTTAGTTGAATCCAGCAGCGTGAGGTCTGTTCCCTCCAACTACATCAACCTTAAAAGCCCCGAAGATTCCATGGTGTATGAAACAGAGAATATTCCTACCATTGATTTTTCTCAACTCACCTCTTCCAATCCCTTGGAGCGCTCCAAGGCAATCCAACAACTCGGCGATGCATGCCGCGATTGGGGTTTCTTTATG CTAATAAATCACGGTGTTTCGGAGACACTAAGGGAGAAGGTGCTTAGGGCAACGCAGAGCTTCTTTGATCTGagtgaggaagaaaaaaagaagtacGCAGGAGAGAAGGTGCTTGATCCAATAAGATATGGGACAAGCTTCAATGTGATGGTGGACAAGGCACTTTTCTGGAGAGATTTTCTCAAATGCCATGTTCACCCTCACCTTAATGTTCCTTCCAAACCCACTGGTTTTAG TGAAACTGTGGATGAATACATAAGAAAGAGCAGGGAAGTTGTTGGAGAGTTGCTGAAGGGAATATGTGGAAGCTTGGGCCTGGAAGAAAACTATATACATGAAAGGTTGAATGTAGAATTGGGGGCCCAGATGCTAATTGCCAACTTTTACCCACCATGTCCTAAGCCTGAACTTACGATGGGCCTTCCTGCACATACAGACCATGGGCTTCTGACTATTTTGCTGCAAAACGAGTTTTGTGGGCTTCAAATTCAACACAAGGGCAAGTGGATTCCTGTCAACCCCTTACCCAACTCCTTTCTCGTTAACACTGGAGATCACCTTGAG ATACTGACTAATGGGAAATACAAGAGCGTCCTTCATCGTGCAGTAGTGAACATAAAAGGCACAAGAATTTCCATTGCCACAGCACACGGTGCTCCGCTTGAGACTATTGTGGGTCCTGCACCAGAGTTTATTGACTGTGATAATCCAGAAGCATACCGTGCCATCAAATATGGAGATTATATACAGTTTCAGCAAAGTCATGAACTCGACAGAAGGTCCTGCTTGGATCGTATTCggatttga